In Flavobacterium sp. N3904, one DNA window encodes the following:
- a CDS encoding AI-2E family transporter yields MKDIENIESKDVISSVYNFDKIVDLIIRIGVLFLLLGWCFDILKPFISILIWAIVIAVAIYPIHCVFVKIFRGKRTLAIIVLTMIMLAFIVIPSFLVTYSLYDGIVYIRDLYKTGQPLIPSPDHIADGWPPITKPIVDIWRSASENFQEFTIKYSDNVKSVGAWILQFLGGVGRGIIELNVSIIVAGVLLGYSDSASQISKKVFIKLAGKNGDHFADVSVSTIRNVVKGFLGVALIQSALAGIGFFVAGVPFAGLWTVLCLVLAIVQIGVGPIAIPVAIYMFSVLDATSATILAVWLGFVLLSDNILKPILLGKSSSDTPMLVVFLGAVGGLLYDGFVGLFLGAVILTIGYKLFITWVNSEN; encoded by the coding sequence ATGAAAGATATAGAAAATATTGAAAGCAAAGATGTCATTTCATCTGTTTATAATTTTGATAAAATTGTTGATTTAATTATTAGAATTGGAGTGCTTTTTTTACTGTTGGGGTGGTGTTTCGATATTTTAAAACCATTCATCTCAATTTTGATTTGGGCAATAGTAATTGCCGTTGCTATTTATCCAATTCATTGTGTATTTGTAAAAATATTTAGAGGGAAAAGGACTTTAGCGATTATTGTTCTTACCATGATAATGCTGGCTTTTATTGTGATTCCCAGTTTTTTGGTTACTTATTCTTTGTATGACGGGATTGTTTATATTCGTGATTTATATAAAACGGGGCAACCTTTGATTCCTTCTCCAGACCATATTGCTGATGGTTGGCCACCAATTACAAAACCTATTGTGGATATTTGGCGATCGGCTTCAGAAAATTTTCAAGAATTTACAATAAAATATTCTGATAATGTCAAAAGTGTCGGAGCGTGGATATTACAATTCTTGGGTGGAGTTGGTAGAGGGATTATCGAATTAAATGTTTCTATTATTGTTGCTGGTGTTTTATTAGGATATTCTGATTCGGCCTCCCAGATTTCAAAAAAAGTATTTATAAAATTAGCAGGCAAAAACGGAGATCATTTTGCAGATGTGTCAGTTTCAACGATTCGAAATGTAGTAAAAGGTTTTTTGGGAGTTGCCCTTATACAATCTGCTTTGGCTGGAATTGGTTTTTTTGTAGCTGGAGTTCCTTTTGCAGGTTTGTGGACTGTTTTATGTTTGGTTCTTGCTATTGTACAAATAGGTGTTGGTCCAATAGCTATTCCTGTAGCTATATATATGTTTTCGGTTCTTGATGCAACAAGTGCTACAATTTTGGCAGTTTGGCTTGGTTTTGTACTTCTTTCGGACAATATCCTAAAACCAATTTTGTTGGGTAAAAGTTCTTCTGATACGCCTATGCTGGTTGTTTTTCTGGGTGCAGTAGGCGGATTATTATATGATGGTTTTGTTGGGCTTTTTCTTGGAGCTGTAATCCTGACAATTGGTTATAAACTTTTTATTACATGGGTAAACTCTGAGAATTAA
- a CDS encoding DoxX family protein, which produces MNNVKSLNKWANAHTYLPVDLLRMALGVFLFMKGIYFVSNIQYLVDLISPIDKIGGGMFLLHYIAPAHLIGGILIFFGLLTRWAIIAQLPILICAIIINFMGNMHHQNLLLAILTLGVCIAFLIYGSGKNSADYFFKMEQ; this is translated from the coding sequence ATGAACAATGTAAAAAGTTTAAATAAGTGGGCCAATGCACACACTTATTTACCCGTAGATTTACTCAGAATGGCTCTTGGTGTTTTTTTATTTATGAAAGGGATTTATTTTGTTTCAAACATCCAATATTTGGTCGATTTAATTTCGCCAATTGACAAAATTGGAGGAGGAATGTTTCTACTTCATTACATAGCGCCTGCACACCTTATTGGGGGAATTTTAATTTTCTTTGGTTTATTGACACGTTGGGCAATTATCGCACAATTACCAATTTTAATTTGTGCAATTATAATTAACTTTATGGGAAACATGCACCATCAAAATTTACTTTTGGCGATACTTACTTTAGGAGTATGCATCGCTTTCCTAATTTATGGTAGTGGGAAAAATTCGGCAGATTATTTTTTTAAAATGGAACAATAA
- a CDS encoding CPBP family intramembrane glutamic endopeptidase produces the protein MFLEQGIKDENKFWKYLLGSLAIIFASFLGQLPMLLAIGYETKFKGKPFPENDEMLMQFFDTNLTLFYVLISFVFALFAIVFIVRYLHHQNLISIITSRNKIDWSRVKFSFVIWSFFTLISTLLTYYYDPSDFVYNFRLIPFLILVVIGVLLIPIQTSVEELVFRGYLMQGFANLSKNRWFPLVMTSSIFGLMHLANPEVTKMGNVIMVYYIGTGFFLGIVTLMDEGMELSLGFHAANNLIGALLVTSDWSAFQTYSVFKDVSNPEAGLDIILPVFVVYPLLLLIFGLKYNWTGWKEKLTGNIL, from the coding sequence ATGTTTTTAGAACAAGGAATAAAGGATGAAAATAAATTTTGGAAATATTTACTAGGATCATTAGCCATTATATTTGCTTCTTTTTTGGGACAGTTGCCCATGTTATTGGCAATTGGGTATGAAACCAAGTTTAAGGGAAAACCCTTTCCAGAAAATGATGAAATGCTCATGCAGTTTTTTGACACTAATCTTACTTTGTTTTATGTTCTTATATCTTTTGTTTTTGCTTTGTTTGCTATTGTATTTATAGTAAGATATTTGCATCATCAGAATCTAATTTCAATTATCACTTCCAGAAATAAAATAGACTGGAGTAGAGTAAAGTTTTCATTTGTAATATGGTCGTTTTTTACTTTAATTTCAACATTATTAACGTATTATTATGACCCATCTGATTTTGTCTATAATTTTAGGCTAATTCCTTTTTTAATTTTGGTGGTTATTGGAGTTTTATTAATTCCAATACAAACAAGTGTTGAGGAATTGGTTTTTCGAGGATATTTGATGCAAGGATTTGCTAATTTGTCCAAAAATAGATGGTTCCCGTTAGTAATGACTTCTTCTATTTTTGGTTTGATGCATCTTGCTAATCCTGAGGTTACTAAAATGGGAAATGTAATCATGGTTTATTATATTGGAACAGGTTTTTTTCTGGGAATTGTAACGCTAATGGATGAAGGTATGGAATTATCATTGGGATTTCACGCTGCCAATAATCTGATTGGAGCATTGTTGGTGACTTCTGATTGGTCTGCATTTCAAACGTATTCTGTTTTTAAAGATGTGTCAAATCCAGAGGCGGGTTTGGATATTATCTTGCCGGTTTTTGTTGTTTATCCCTTACTTTTACTTATATTTGGCTTAAAATACAATTGGACTGGATGGAAAGAAAAACTGACCGGTAACATTCTATAA
- a CDS encoding AMP-binding protein, whose protein sequence is MNTVTYKNVHNHFKLNGYHLTKDDLCRVAYSFIKEGEDFEQSVGDFLLDWFDDKSYIDMFTSGTTGEPKTIRVEKDAMVKSAISTGDFFGLQPGNRVLHCLPTNYVAGKMMFVRSFILGLDMDFVAPSSNPLEISDEKYDFAAMVPLQAKNAIKKLTNIKKVIIGGVKVHKSLEQELVKLPIEIYETYGMTETITHIAAKKVGVEAFTTLPNVTVSINEDQCLEIVAKNISTEKIVTNDIVKLISDTQFIWLGRFDNVINSGGIKIMPEQVESKLSTLIPRRYFVNGEPDETLGEKVVLYVEGETMNIDDTVFDVLDKYEKPKEIIFIPKFKETATGKIMREESKKLVTLK, encoded by the coding sequence ATGAATACAGTAACATACAAAAATGTACACAACCATTTTAAATTGAATGGATATCATTTAACCAAAGATGATCTATGTAGAGTAGCATATAGTTTCATTAAAGAAGGAGAGGATTTTGAACAATCGGTTGGTGATTTCTTACTGGATTGGTTTGATGATAAGTCATATATTGATATGTTTACTTCTGGAACAACCGGTGAGCCAAAAACGATAAGAGTCGAAAAAGATGCGATGGTTAAATCGGCAATTTCAACAGGTGATTTTTTTGGACTTCAACCAGGGAATAGAGTATTACATTGTTTGCCAACAAATTATGTTGCAGGTAAGATGATGTTTGTTCGATCATTTATTTTAGGACTTGACATGGATTTTGTTGCACCAAGTTCCAATCCATTGGAAATTAGTGATGAGAAATATGATTTTGCTGCGATGGTGCCTCTTCAAGCAAAAAATGCAATAAAAAAATTAACCAATATAAAAAAGGTAATTATAGGTGGCGTAAAAGTGCATAAATCATTGGAACAAGAATTGGTTAAATTACCAATCGAGATTTATGAGACCTATGGTATGACAGAAACCATAACACATATTGCCGCTAAGAAAGTAGGAGTTGAAGCATTTACCACTTTGCCAAATGTAACGGTTTCTATTAATGAGGACCAATGTTTGGAAATTGTGGCTAAAAATATCAGTACTGAAAAAATTGTCACCAATGATATTGTTAAACTAATTTCGGACACTCAATTTATTTGGTTGGGTCGTTTTGACAATGTTATAAATAGTGGAGGTATAAAAATTATGCCAGAGCAAGTAGAAAGTAAATTATCTACCTTGATACCAAGACGCTATTTTGTAAATGGTGAGCCAGACGAAACACTAGGAGAGAAAGTAGTTTTGTATGTTGAAGGAGAAACAATGAATATTGACGATACAGTTTTTGACGTATTGGATAAATATGAAAAGCCAAAAGAAATTATTTTTATTCCAAAGTTTAAAGAAACTGCCACTGGAAAAATAATGAGAGAAGAAAGTAAAAAATTAGTGACTTTAAAATAA
- the arsC gene encoding arsenate reductase (glutaredoxin) (This arsenate reductase requires both glutathione and glutaredoxin to convert arsenate to arsenite, after which the efflux transporter formed by ArsA and ArsB can extrude the arsenite from the cell, providing resistance.): MIQIYHNPRCGKSRNCILFLKDSDQEFEIINYLETPPSFEELKALLQKLNLSPIELVRQKEKIWIETFKGKLLTPDEVIRAMVENPILIERPIVVNGNKASIGRDLDKIKAII, from the coding sequence ATGATACAAATATACCATAATCCACGTTGCGGAAAATCCAGAAATTGTATACTCTTTCTAAAAGATTCTGATCAAGAATTTGAAATTATAAATTACCTCGAAACGCCTCCCTCTTTTGAAGAATTAAAAGCACTGCTTCAAAAACTAAACTTATCTCCAATTGAATTAGTGCGTCAGAAAGAAAAAATATGGATTGAAACCTTTAAAGGAAAACTACTCACACCCGATGAAGTAATTCGTGCTATGGTAGAAAATCCAATTCTGATAGAAAGACCTATAGTTGTCAATGGTAACAAAGCTTCTATTGGAAGAGATTTAGATAAAATCAAGGCAATTATTTAA
- a CDS encoding TonB-dependent receptor domain-containing protein encodes MKKSKLILSILFLFLSVFSFAQQGPPTKQKLKITGKVVEKNSNQPLEYATLTFKNPKNPKALSGGITNSKGEFEIEVFPGVYDITIEFISFKPTEIKQKNIQESGSLGLIQLEEDASQLNEVVIRTEKTTVEIKLDKKVYNVGKDLIVKGGTVSDVLDNIPSVSVDGEGIVSLRGNDNIRILIDGKPSNAINIAEALKQIPADAIDKVEVITNPSARYDAEGGGGILNIVLKKGKNQGLNGTFIGTIGHPENYGANLNLNYKTKDLNFFTTVGYNDRSNPGNGLTNTQYYNSDGSTKDYINETRDLQRTGKSLNSNFGFDWDITPTTSWTNSINYRKNDGKNTDTVLYDYYDANYLYLFNSSRTNNEKTQSDNFEYNSNFVQKFKKDGHKLSIDGSFSKNNDLNDGLIQDEALSSPIIAETQETYTDQSQTRNLIQADYVLPTGEGSQFEAGYKGDFSNLTNDYQVSDIENGIPVRNDTLSNTLEYIEKVNAVYAQYGFKKSKFSYLLGLRFENSNIDVNQLATSEFNNKKYNNFFPSVFITYEISDKSNLALNYSKRITRPRGRFMNPFINYSSKINIFSGNPNLDPSMTDKFDFGFLKIWDKLTFNTSMYFENTTDVFTFVRLETGLFEGTVPVILSTPINLADEQKLGFDFTLNYTPFKWWKINGNLNLFYVKTNGDYTYTDYTGKEVYENFDSNSTSWFARINSRVTLPYKIDWQTNMNYMGPQSNSQGKTLGVFGVNLGFSKDIFKDKASLALNVNDLFNSRIRKVDSYIPNVMSSYGEMQFRQRQINLSFTYRFNKQKTDKDKQPKKGQGEGESEFPG; translated from the coding sequence ATGAAAAAATCAAAATTAATTTTATCCATTTTATTCCTGTTTTTAAGTGTATTCAGTTTCGCCCAACAGGGTCCGCCAACAAAACAAAAATTAAAAATTACCGGAAAAGTTGTAGAAAAAAACAGCAATCAACCACTTGAATATGCAACTCTTACATTTAAAAATCCAAAAAATCCAAAGGCTTTATCTGGAGGTATTACAAATAGCAAAGGTGAATTTGAAATAGAAGTTTTTCCTGGAGTTTACGATATTACCATTGAGTTTATTTCGTTTAAACCTACAGAAATAAAACAAAAAAACATTCAAGAAAGTGGCTCCCTAGGCCTTATTCAACTCGAAGAAGATGCTTCTCAATTGAATGAGGTAGTCATTCGCACCGAGAAGACTACGGTCGAAATAAAATTGGATAAAAAAGTATATAATGTTGGGAAAGACCTTATTGTAAAAGGAGGAACTGTAAGTGATGTATTGGATAATATCCCATCCGTATCTGTAGACGGTGAAGGAATTGTAAGCTTACGCGGAAACGACAACATCCGAATTCTTATTGACGGGAAACCTTCAAACGCAATAAACATAGCCGAAGCACTCAAACAAATCCCAGCCGATGCCATTGATAAAGTCGAAGTAATTACCAACCCCTCTGCTCGCTATGATGCAGAAGGTGGCGGTGGAATTTTGAATATTGTGCTAAAAAAAGGAAAAAATCAAGGTTTAAACGGAACCTTCATTGGTACAATTGGTCATCCTGAAAATTATGGTGCCAACTTAAATCTTAACTACAAAACAAAAGATTTAAACTTCTTTACTACAGTTGGTTATAATGACAGGAGCAATCCCGGAAATGGATTGACAAATACACAATATTATAATTCTGATGGAAGTACAAAAGACTATATCAATGAAACACGTGATTTACAAAGAACAGGTAAAAGTCTGAATTCAAACTTTGGTTTTGATTGGGATATTACTCCAACCACTTCTTGGACAAACTCTATTAATTATAGAAAAAATGACGGTAAAAATACCGATACTGTTTTATACGATTATTACGATGCTAATTACTTGTATTTATTTAATAGTTCCAGAACCAATAACGAAAAAACCCAAAGCGATAATTTTGAATACAACTCCAATTTTGTGCAAAAATTCAAAAAAGACGGTCATAAGTTGAGTATCGATGGCTCCTTTTCCAAAAACAATGACTTAAATGATGGTCTAATTCAGGACGAAGCACTTAGTTCACCAATCATAGCTGAGACTCAGGAAACATATACCGATCAATCCCAAACAAGAAATCTCATCCAGGCCGATTATGTACTGCCAACTGGTGAAGGAAGTCAGTTTGAAGCGGGCTATAAAGGTGACTTTAGCAACTTGACAAATGATTATCAGGTTTCGGATATAGAGAATGGAATTCCAGTTCGCAATGATACGCTTTCAAATACACTGGAATACATTGAAAAAGTAAATGCAGTATATGCTCAATACGGATTCAAAAAATCTAAATTCTCTTATTTACTGGGCCTTCGTTTTGAAAATTCAAACATTGATGTCAATCAGTTAGCGACTTCAGAGTTTAATAATAAAAAATACAACAATTTTTTCCCAAGTGTATTCATCACTTATGAAATATCTGATAAAAGTAATTTAGCATTAAACTACAGCAAAAGAATTACAAGACCAAGAGGTCGTTTTATGAACCCTTTTATCAATTACTCCAGTAAGATAAATATTTTTAGCGGAAACCCAAATCTTGATCCATCAATGACTGATAAATTTGATTTTGGCTTCCTGAAAATATGGGATAAACTCACATTTAATACTTCCATGTATTTTGAGAACACTACAGACGTTTTTACTTTTGTAAGACTCGAAACAGGTCTTTTTGAAGGCACTGTTCCGGTAATATTATCCACACCCATAAATCTTGCCGACGAACAAAAACTAGGATTTGATTTTACCTTAAACTATACTCCTTTTAAATGGTGGAAAATCAATGGTAACTTAAATCTTTTTTATGTAAAAACCAATGGAGATTATACATATACAGACTACACAGGCAAGGAAGTCTATGAAAATTTTGATAGTAATTCAACTTCTTGGTTTGCAAGAATCAATTCAAGAGTTACCCTTCCCTACAAAATTGACTGGCAAACCAACATGAATTATATGGGACCACAATCCAATTCTCAGGGAAAAACTTTGGGTGTTTTTGGAGTAAATCTTGGTTTTAGCAAAGACATTTTCAAAGACAAAGCTTCATTGGCACTCAATGTAAACGATTTATTTAATTCCAGAATACGAAAAGTAGATTCATACATCCCCAACGTAATGAGTTCTTATGGCGAAATGCAATTTAGACAACGTCAAATCAATTTGTCTTTCACATACCGTTTCAACAAACAAAAAACAGACAAAGACAAACAACCTAAGAAAGGCCAAGGTGAAGGAGAATCTGAATTCCCTGGATAA